A single window of Dermochelys coriacea isolate rDerCor1 chromosome 2, rDerCor1.pri.v4, whole genome shotgun sequence DNA harbors:
- the FAM110B gene encoding protein FAM110B, whose product MPTEALQTGSMVKPVSPAVTFTSAVPLRILNKGPDYFRRQAEPNPKRLSAVERLEADKAKYVKSQEVINAKQEPVKPAVLAKPPVCPAAKRALGSPTLKVFNNNAKTESGVQRENLKLEILKNIINSSEGSSSGSGHKHSSRNWPPHRSDSAEMNRHSFAESLKVYPTQGRSSPQESNSNVSRRLLEQSAETFLHVSHSSSDIRKVTSGKPLKAIPCSSSAPPLPPKPKITAIATLKSPDIDTVESSCGVSRRPSLQRSKSDLSDRYFRVDADVERFFNYCGLDPEELENLGMENFARANSDIISLNFRSASMISSDCEQSQDSNSDLRNDDSANDRVPYGISAIERNARIIKWLYSIKQARESQKVSHV is encoded by the coding sequence ATGCCTACAGAAGCACTACAGACAGGTAGCATGGTGAAACCAGTCAGTCCTGCTGTTACTTTCACATCTGCCGTTCCTCTTCGCATCTTAAACAAAGGACCGGACTATTTTCGCAGGCAGGCAGAGCCTAATCCAAAAAGACTTAGTGCTGTGGAGAGACTAGAAGCTGATAAAGCAAAATATGTAAAGAGCCAAGAGGTCATCAATGCCAAACAAGAGCCTGTAAAGCCAGCAGTGCTTGCAAAGCCACCGGTTTGCCCTGCCGCCAAGCGAGCATTGGGTAGCCCTACCCTGAAAGTGTTCAACAACAATGCAAAGACTGAGAGTGGTGTCCAgagagaaaatttaaaattagaGATTTTGAAAAACATCATTAATAGCTCTGAAGGCTCCAGCTCAGGTTCAGGTCACAAACATAGTTCACGAAACTGGCCTCCCCACAGATCTGATTCAGCAGAGATGAACCGGCATTCATTTGCAGAATCTTTAAAGGTCTACCCCACCCAGGGCCGGAGCAGCCCTCAAGAAAGCAACTCCAACGTGAGCAGGAGGCTCTTAGAACAGTCAGCCGAGACTTTCTTGCATGTTTCCCATAGCTCATCAGACATTAGAAAAGTAACTAGTGGTAAGCCCTTAAAAGCAATACCCTGCAGTAGTTcagctccacctctgcctccaaaACCCAAAATTACTGCCATTGCCACCTTGAAATCCCCAGATATCGACACAGTAGAATCCAGTTGTGGAGTCAGTCGAAGACCCTCCCTACAACGATCAAAATCAGATTTAAGTGACAGATACTTTCGTGTTGATGCAGATGTTGAACGATTCTTTAACTACTGTGGACTGGATCCTGAAGAGCTTGAAAACCTTGGGATGGAAAATTTTGCAAGAGCTAACTCTGATATTATATCCCTCAACTTTCGCAGTGCAAGCATGATTAGCTCAGACTGTGAACAGTCTCAGGACAGCAACAGTGACCTTAGAAATGATGACAGTGCCAATGACCGTGTGCCATATGGCATTTCTGCAATTGAAAGAAATGCCAGAATCATCAAGTGGTTGTATAGCATCAAGCAAGCTAGAGAGTCACAGAAAGTGTCCCATGTGTGA